In Spirosoma sp. KUDC1026, the sequence GTGGGCCAATTTTCGTGGCAGGTGTTCCTTCGTCCAGATCGATGTTGAGCAGTACGTAGCCGATTGCCATCGTGATCCCGAACTGACCCGCGTGGGCATTATACATGCGCGAAATGGCATGCCAGGCCCACTTTATATGAAAATCAACGGTCTTTTCCTTTTTCATAGTAGATGTCGCTTTGTCCTATTCAGACGTGTAAATCTACTATTTTTTTGTAAATAGTATGCAAGCATACCATTTTTATTCTGTCAGTAATTTGTCGATTAGCCGATTGAATTCATCCACGTATTGATCGTAGTATTTACCCGTTCCGGGACCAGAAAAACCCGTATGAATATGCCGCACCTGCCCTTTTTTGTCGACGAAAATAGTCGTGGGGAAAGCAACAACGGCGTTCAGCTCGGGGAGAGATTTGGCCGCTTCTGTTTTGTTGTTTGTGCCGGCCAGCGCAACCGGGTAATCGATGGCGAACCGGCTTTTCATCCGTTCAATTTTAGGACCGGACACCGCCATGTCCGCCGAGCGCTCGAATGACAGGCCAATGATTTCGACCCCTCGCTTTTTGTTACGCTTGTACCACGGACTCAGAAAATTAGTTTCGTCCATGCAGTTTGGGCACCAGGAGCCCATGATCTGAATAACCGTTACTTTACCTTTGAACTGAGGATCGGACAGCGATACGGTCTTGCCATCGGGCGTTGGGAATGAGAAATTCAGCGTTTTAGCACCGGGTTTCAGATAGGTCAGCTTAGCCGGATCGGGCAGTTCCGCTTTGGGGTCCAGCCTGGCTACCCACGAATCGTATCCGGCAATACCGGCCCACATCCCCCCCCTCAGCGATTGGTCGGCCGAATTGTATTTAGCTTTGAAGAGAAACACGTGCGAGCCATCAAAGCAGGACAGAAACAGACTATCGCCCACTACGTTGCCATCCAGATAGCGATAGTCGCCCGTGGGTGTCAGGAACGTACCGGCTACGCGGTTTCCTTTCTGATCGAATATACCAACAGCATTGACCGTATCGACCTTGCCGCTTTTGTTACCAAATTCAGTAGCCCATTTGCCGGTCAGGCTTGTAGCGGCCTGTTTGCTATCTGGTACAAACCGATACGTATCGCCCAGCCTGGCTTCAAAAGGTAAACTCTGGTATTGCTTTGTCGCCTGCCGCCGACGCCAGACACCCCGCAGCGTTCCGGACGTATTCTCATCTATCTTTGCCACCAGTTCTGAATCGAACAGCGACATGGGAATGTAAATCGAATCACCTTTTACGGTGGCCGCATCCATAGGTAGTTTTTCATTGCCGTTGACAGCCATAACGGTATAGGTATCTGCCTGACTGGTTTTCTGCACTAACAGGCCGAACGGAAGAATACCGCCACGGGTTTTCAACGTGGCTCGGTAGGTACCGGATTGAAGAGTTGCCGGTTTCGACTGGCCTGCGCAACCTGTGAGTGTAATGAACAGCGCGCTGGCTGCAAGGAAGAGCTTTTTCATACCACAAAAGAACGAATACGTTTGTAACGAGCACTGTATAAGCTTAGTTTCTGAATGACCAATTACCACGATCCCGTTTTATTACAGGCCTGTATCGAAGGACTTGACCTGAAGCCCGGCGGCACTTATGTTGATATTACCTTTGGCGGTGGTGGCCACAGCCGCGAAATTCTGCGGCAGCTTGAAGGAGGTCGCCTGTTCGCTTTTGATCAGGATCCAGACGCACGCGCTAACGCCCAGGCCATCGATGATCCGCGTCTTACGTTTGTCGCGTCTAATTTCCGCAACATCAAGCGTTACCTGAAGCTTTACAAAGCCGAACAGGTAGACGGTATCCTGGCTGACCTGGGTATTTCATCGCACCAGATCGACACACCCGAGCGGGGTTTCTCAACGCGCTTCGACGCTGACCTGGACATGCGGATGAACCAGCACGCTGACAAGACAGCACGCGACGTTGTTAACGAATACAGCGAAGCCGACCTGCACCGGATTCTGGGCATGTACGGGGAAATCACCAACGCCCGTACGGCCGCCACGGCACTGGTCGCTGCCCGTTCGAACCGTTCGGGGGGCCTGAAGACCGTTAATGATCTGAAAGCAGCCCTACAACGACTTGCTCCTCGCGGCAAGGAAAATAAATACTTCGCGCAGGTTTTCCAGGCGTTACGTATCGAAGTGAACGAAGAAATGCAGGTGCTGGAAGAGTTTCTGGAACAGGTGCCGGACATCCTGAAGCCGGGCGGCCGACTGGTTGTCATGTCGTATCACTCGCTGGAAGACCGGCCGGTGAAGAATTTCATCAATAAAGGGAAATTCCAGGGGGAGGTCGAGAAGGATCTGTTCGGTAATGAGCTGAAACCACTACGTTCGGTAACCCGCAAACCCATCGAAGCAACACCCGACGAGATTGCCCGGAACCCACGCGCCCGGAGTGCCAAACTGCGTATTGCCGAGAAGATTTAACGAGCTATTCTGGTTCGTAAGCTGGCCCATGAAACTAGGTGGGCCACTCGAGAGATCGGTCAGTCAAGGCTACGTTTGGCCTATCGCTGAAGGAATCTTTGAAACAGCTCAGCGAATCGTTCCCTCAGTCAACCCTTTTCCACTCAAAGCGCTGGCCATTCTCCTGGATAACGCAGCTAATCACTTTCCCCGATGAATCGCGCTGGAACGTCATACGGCTGTTATACATCTGGGGGAAAAAATGGTCCACTTTACTGGCATACAAAGCCAGTTCCGGCAGTTGATTCGGGTGATGCCCCAGGGAATACAAGCGGCCATCCCGCAAGACGACATTCGCTCCGTAACCGCTTGGTTGGTCGGCCACGTAGCGGCCAACGTATTGCTCTAACTGCTTCTGTTCTAGAACGACCTCCTGCTTGGGTAGCCACAGCTCATCAGGCATCCCAAAGACAATGACCGATAAGCTTTGCACGATGGGAAATAGTGAATCACCGTAATTGCCGAAATTGTTGAACAGGATGATAGTGAGCTCTTCCTTCGGATAGTGCACAAACTCAGACATAAATCCTGGATAGCCGCCACTGTGGCGCAGGTATGGTTTGCCACCAAATTGATCGTTTTGCCAGCCGTAGCCGTAGCCGTTCAGGCGGGGCGTAAAAGCCAGCTGCCAGGAATGAGCCGATAGCAGCTGCCGGTTGGTAACGGCTTTGGCCCACCGCAGCATGTCGCCCGTGGTGCTGTAGAGCCCCCCCGCGGCATACAAAACAGTCGAGTCAGGGTGGGGATATGGAGAAGAATACCTAGCTGTCAAGGTATCGTAGCCAAAAGCTCGGCTCTGGGCGGGGAGGTTGATGAAATCGAAGCCCGACTGGCTCATCCCCAGCGGTTGCAAGATCAGCTCGCGCATGCTCTGCTCATAGGACTTCCCCGTGACTTTCTCAATGACCAGACCGAGCAGAAAATAGCCTGAGTTACAATAGCTGAATTGCTTACCCGGACTAAACGACATCGGTTTGTCCCGGATGATATCGACGATACGTTCTTTAGGAACCGGATGGCAGACCAGCGCGGAGTCGGCTTCATCAATCAGCTCCGTGTAGTTGAACAATCCCGAGGTATGGGTCAGCAACTGATGAAGGGTAATCGAATCCCCTTTGGCAAAACCAGGTAGGTACTGGCTTAACTTGTCATCGATGGATAATTTCCCCTGCTCCTGTAGCTTCAGGATCAACGCGGCTGTGAATGATTTGGTAATCGACAGCAGAGGGAAGCGGGTAGTCGTATCATTAGGCGCTTTGGTAGCAACATGGCGGATTCCGTAAGCTTTATGGAATAACACCGTCCCCCGATGAAGCACCAGCGCAACGCCATTAAAGCGGTCTTCCCGGTAAGCCGCCGTAAGGTATTGATCTACTTGCTGGGGAATTTTTCCAGTACTCGGTGACTGGGTTAAGAGAGAAAATAAGGGTAACAGGCTCGTCAGCAGCAGCGAACAAATCGTCTTCATGAGTGATTGTTTTAGGGCGCAATACCGTCATGGTTGCTCCTAATAGCTACTCAAATCCGGATTTGATCCTTATTTCTTCAAATACTGCTCGTTTTGTAGGTACTGCTTGGGGGTTTGTCCGGTCACCCCCCGGAACGCTCGCTGAAAGGTAGCCTGCGAATTGAAGCCGCAGTCGTAGGCCAGGCCTAGAATAGTTGAGGTTT encodes:
- a CDS encoding peroxiredoxin family protein translates to MKKLFLAASALFITLTGCAGQSKPATLQSGTYRATLKTRGGILPFGLLVQKTSQADTYTVMAVNGNEKLPMDAATVKGDSIYIPMSLFDSELVAKIDENTSGTLRGVWRRRQATKQYQSLPFEARLGDTYRFVPDSKQAATSLTGKWATEFGNKSGKVDTVNAVGIFDQKGNRVAGTFLTPTGDYRYLDGNVVGDSLFLSCFDGSHVFLFKAKYNSADQSLRGGMWAGIAGYDSWVARLDPKAELPDPAKLTYLKPGAKTLNFSFPTPDGKTVSLSDPQFKGKVTVIQIMGSWCPNCMDETNFLSPWYKRNKKRGVEIIGLSFERSADMAVSGPKIERMKSRFAIDYPVALAGTNNKTEAAKSLPELNAVVAFPTTIFVDKKGQVRHIHTGFSGPGTGKYYDQYVDEFNRLIDKLLTE
- a CDS encoding serine hydrolase, translated to MKTICSLLLTSLLPLFSLLTQSPSTGKIPQQVDQYLTAAYREDRFNGVALVLHRGTVLFHKAYGIRHVATKAPNDTTTRFPLLSITKSFTAALILKLQEQGKLSIDDKLSQYLPGFAKGDSITLHQLLTHTSGLFNYTELIDEADSALVCHPVPKERIVDIIRDKPMSFSPGKQFSYCNSGYFLLGLVIEKVTGKSYEQSMRELILQPLGMSQSGFDFINLPAQSRAFGYDTLTARYSSPYPHPDSTVLYAAGGLYSTTGDMLRWAKAVTNRQLLSAHSWQLAFTPRLNGYGYGWQNDQFGGKPYLRHSGGYPGFMSEFVHYPKEELTIILFNNFGNYGDSLFPIVQSLSVIVFGMPDELWLPKQEVVLEQKQLEQYVGRYVADQPSGYGANVVLRDGRLYSLGHHPNQLPELALYASKVDHFFPQMYNSRMTFQRDSSGKVISCVIQENGQRFEWKRVD
- the rsmH gene encoding 16S rRNA (cytosine(1402)-N(4))-methyltransferase RsmH, with product MTNYHDPVLLQACIEGLDLKPGGTYVDITFGGGGHSREILRQLEGGRLFAFDQDPDARANAQAIDDPRLTFVASNFRNIKRYLKLYKAEQVDGILADLGISSHQIDTPERGFSTRFDADLDMRMNQHADKTARDVVNEYSEADLHRILGMYGEITNARTAATALVAARSNRSGGLKTVNDLKAALQRLAPRGKENKYFAQVFQALRIEVNEEMQVLEEFLEQVPDILKPGGRLVVMSYHSLEDRPVKNFINKGKFQGEVEKDLFGNELKPLRSVTRKPIEATPDEIARNPRARSAKLRIAEKI